From a single Acidobacteriota bacterium genomic region:
- a CDS encoding type II secretion system F family protein encodes MPEFVCRLGTPSGEIVTRIVEAHAAGEARTELEREGYRVFDVSSADGGMASILSFGGSSSRPKVKQSDFLLFNQQLSALLRAGIPVLQAVSLLKTRSTSAALREVLGSVEEKIKNGIPLSKAFEDQGIFPRIYTASILAGEQSGSLDEVLARFVEYLRRSVSITRKLRGALAYPAFLLVAAGFMIAFLTLYIVPRMSDLFRGLDANRGLPAITNFVLAVSTGVTQNIWWLLPLVIILITALVIWLRTASGRLVLHKFLLRLPVAGTLIKQMATAQLTRSLSTLLSGGITVPDSWEIASQAITNTELRRRSESVLQLIREGRGFTEALEQANWLPDLALDMIGIGERSGSLREMLDEVAKFYDAESEVKLEQLTTLLEPAILLVMAGVVVVILLAIYLPIIDTISAGPSGGRR; translated from the coding sequence ATGCCCGAATTCGTTTGCCGGCTTGGCACTCCATCCGGAGAGATCGTTACGCGAATAGTTGAGGCCCACGCCGCCGGCGAGGCCCGCACCGAACTTGAGCGCGAGGGCTATCGCGTCTTTGACGTAAGCTCGGCCGACGGCGGCATGGCCTCGATCCTTTCGTTCGGCGGCTCGTCCTCGAGGCCGAAGGTCAAGCAGTCCGATTTTCTCCTCTTCAATCAACAGCTTTCGGCGCTTCTTCGAGCCGGCATTCCGGTTCTGCAGGCCGTCTCGCTTCTCAAGACGCGTTCAACTTCGGCCGCACTCCGCGAAGTGCTCGGCAGCGTTGAAGAAAAGATCAAGAACGGCATTCCGCTCTCCAAAGCGTTTGAAGATCAGGGGATATTTCCTCGCATTTACACAGCATCGATACTTGCCGGCGAGCAGAGCGGATCGCTCGACGAGGTGCTGGCCCGCTTTGTCGAATATCTTCGCCGCAGCGTTTCGATAACGCGAAAGCTTCGCGGAGCACTCGCCTATCCGGCGTTTCTACTGGTAGCGGCCGGGTTCATGATCGCGTTCCTTACGCTTTACATCGTGCCGCGGATGTCAGACCTTTTTCGCGGGCTCGATGCCAATCGCGGCTTACCGGCGATCACGAATTTCGTACTCGCCGTCTCGACCGGCGTAACGCAAAACATTTGGTGGCTGCTGCCGCTCGTCATCATTCTCATTACCGCCCTCGTGATCTGGCTTCGGACTGCGAGCGGGCGGCTTGTCCTTCATAAATTCCTGCTAAGGCTTCCGGTTGCCGGCACGCTGATCAAGCAAATGGCGACGGCGCAGCTCACCCGTTCGCTCTCGACGCTCCTTTCGGGCGGCATCACTGTCCCGGACTCGTGGGAGATCGCCTCTCAGGCAATTACAAATACCGAGCTCCGGCGGCGAAGTGAATCGGTACTGCAGCTCATTCGCGAAGGACGCGGCTTTACCGAAGCGCTCGAACAGGCAAACTGGCTGCCCGACCTCGCTCTTGACATGATCGGCATCGGCGAACGATCGGGCAGCCTTCGCGAAATGCTCGATGAGGTCGCGAAGTTTTATGATGCCGAGTCCGAGGTCAAGCTCGAGCAGCTTACGACACTCCTGGAGCCCGCGATCCTGCTTGTGATGGCCGGCGTCGTCGTGGTCATCCTGCTTGCCATCTACCTTCCGATCATCGATACGATCTCCGCCGGGCCGAGCGGAGGACGAAGATAG
- a CDS encoding EVE domain-containing protein, which translates to MNYWMVKQEPDSYSWDDFVKDGKTDWTGVRNYQARNNLRDMKVGDKVLFYHSNIGKEVVGIAKVTKAAFPDPTADDDKWVAVELSPVKPLKKPVGLAQMKENLALNDLKLIRQSQLSVMPVTKDEFDEILSMAR; encoded by the coding sequence ATGAACTACTGGATGGTTAAACAGGAACCCGATTCTTACTCTTGGGACGATTTTGTAAAGGACGGAAAGACCGATTGGACCGGCGTACGTAACTATCAGGCACGCAACAACCTTCGCGATATGAAGGTCGGTGATAAGGTGCTCTTTTACCATTCGAACATCGGCAAGGAAGTGGTCGGCATTGCCAAAGTGACGAAGGCCGCATTTCCGGATCCAACGGCTGATGATGACAAGTGGGTCGCGGTCGAGCTTTCGCCTGTAAAGCCGCTCAAAAAGCCTGTCGGGCTCGCACAGATGAAAGAGAATCTGGCCCTCAACGACCTCAAGCTAATTCGGCAGTCGCAGCTTTCCGTGATGCCGGTTACAAAAGACGAGTTCGACGAGATACTCAGCATGGCAAGGTAA
- a CDS encoding type II/IV secretion system protein, producing the protein MNVETPTTTNVSSPKIELSDFLENEPPEVLQAKQIAKRYRLPYIDLLPPDAPSPIDYDELAKIPVDMMLRNHFVPLKREGRDLHAAMADPTDLEKMDEMENALNVRIVPYIATQGAIDVVLKKGDATQRVLQEAASGFKISLVKETEHGEEVLDLDRLATDADMSPIIKLVDTIIYNAMESRASDIHIEAGDRDVSVKFRIDGALYSKVDPIDIAYHQTLVSRIKVMSELDIAERRIPQDGRFRVRYKGRTVDFRVSILPAAFGENCVIRILDKEQISEEFKNLSLEVVGFDPEDLRRFRIYIKEPYGMVLVTGPTGSGKTTTLYAALNEIRNEEDKIITIEDPVEYQLQGIMQIPVNEKKGLTFARGLRSILRHDPDKIMVGEIRDEETAQIAIQSALTGHLVFTTVHANNVIDVIGRFLNMGVEPYNFVSSLNCVLAQRLVRLLCQTCKRQYDPTEEELRESGMRPEEVKDRVFLRNVGCDACNHTGYRGRTAIHELLDMSDNIREMIIERRPGSEIRRQAEKEGLSSLRESAIKKVFAGQTTLYEINRVTFVEEAK; encoded by the coding sequence ATGAACGTGGAAACACCTACGACAACTAACGTCTCATCGCCGAAGATCGAGCTCTCAGATTTTCTCGAGAACGAACCGCCTGAGGTGCTTCAAGCAAAGCAAATCGCCAAGCGTTACCGCTTGCCGTATATCGACCTGCTGCCGCCGGACGCCCCCTCGCCGATCGATTACGACGAGCTGGCGAAGATCCCGGTCGATATGATGCTCCGCAATCATTTCGTCCCGCTCAAGCGCGAAGGCCGCGACCTCCACGCTGCGATGGCCGACCCGACCGACCTCGAGAAGATGGACGAGATGGAGAATGCTCTTAACGTCCGCATTGTTCCATATATTGCGACGCAGGGAGCCATCGACGTCGTTCTCAAAAAGGGCGATGCGACCCAGCGTGTTCTGCAGGAAGCGGCATCGGGCTTCAAGATCTCGCTCGTAAAAGAAACCGAACACGGCGAAGAGGTCCTCGACCTCGACCGATTGGCGACCGATGCGGATATGTCGCCGATCATCAAGCTGGTCGATACAATTATTTATAACGCTATGGAATCGCGGGCGTCGGACATTCACATCGAGGCCGGCGACCGCGACGTCAGCGTCAAGTTCCGCATTGACGGAGCGCTCTATTCAAAGGTCGATCCGATCGATATTGCCTATCACCAAACGCTCGTCTCGCGCATCAAGGTAATGTCCGAACTCGACATCGCCGAACGCCGCATTCCGCAAGACGGCCGTTTTCGTGTGCGTTACAAAGGCCGGACGGTAGATTTTCGCGTCTCGATACTGCCCGCAGCATTTGGCGAGAATTGCGTTATTCGTATCCTTGATAAAGAGCAGATCTCTGAGGAATTCAAGAACCTCAGCCTGGAGGTCGTCGGCTTTGACCCCGAGGACCTTCGCCGTTTCCGTATTTACATCAAAGAGCCATACGGAATGGTGCTCGTAACCGGCCCGACCGGTTCCGGTAAGACGACAACGCTTTACGCCGCTCTCAACGAGATCCGCAACGAAGAGGACAAGATCATTACGATCGAAGACCCGGTCGAGTATCAACTCCAGGGCATCATGCAGATTCCTGTAAACGAGAAAAAGGGCCTGACCTTTGCCCGTGGGCTTCGCTCGATACTCCGCCACGATCCGGACAAGATAATGGTCGGTGAAATTCGTGACGAGGAGACCGCCCAGATCGCGATCCAATCAGCGCTTACGGGCCACCTTGTTTTCACAACCGTCCACGCCAACAACGTCATCGACGTCATCGGCCGCTTCTTGAACATGGGCGTCGAGCCCTACAACTTCGTTTCGTCGCTCAACTGCGTCCTTGCCCAGCGGCTCGTCCGCCTGCTTTGCCAAACATGCAAACGGCAGTACGACCCGACCGAAGAGGAACTGAGGGAATCGGGCATGCGTCCTGAAGAGGTCAAGGATCGGGTCTTTCTTCGTAACGTCGGCTGCGACGCCTGTAACCACACGGGCTACCGCGGCCGAACGGCGATCCACGAACTCCTGGATATGTCCGATAACATCCGGGAAATGATCATCGAGCGGCGGCCGGGCTCCGAGATACGCCGGCAGGCCGAAAAAGAAGGCCTTTCAAGCCTTCGCGAATCGGCGATAAAAAAGGTCTTCGCCGGCCAGACGACGCTTTACGAGATCAATCGTGTGACCTTTGTTGAAGAGGCGAAATAA
- a CDS encoding VWA domain-containing protein, whose amino-acid sequence MRVFSDLSVVRGGILYRSLAALGLLLIFSAALFAQDPEPVATPPPDDPTRPVTVRTDLITLTLTVTDLYGRYVSGLSKNSFRVFDNNEEQTITFFSDSDAPVSVGILFDVSGSMGGEKIGKARTALRRFVEASHPNDEYFLIGFNSRAQLLLDRTRDSDAVLQKLTLVNPRANTALYDAVYLGLDRVTRGTHQKKALLIISDGQDNASRYNFNEVKRLMKESDVVTYAVGIQDRGDVSSQLGMQGQAFLDELASVTGGRAFYPNTAVEMDEIFERIALELRHQYSVGYTPPDFSPDGKWRKVRVRVKPPRGLPRLTVRSREGYFATPQVTYR is encoded by the coding sequence ATGCGTGTTTTTTCCGATTTGTCGGTTGTCCGGGGCGGTATTCTTTACCGGTCATTGGCAGCTCTTGGCCTTTTGTTGATCTTTTCGGCGGCTCTGTTCGCCCAGGATCCTGAACCGGTGGCCACGCCGCCCCCCGACGACCCGACCCGCCCGGTGACAGTACGAACCGACCTCATTACGCTTACGCTGACGGTTACCGACCTTTACGGACGCTACGTTTCCGGGCTTTCGAAAAACTCATTCCGCGTGTTCGATAACAACGAGGAACAGACCATTACATTCTTCAGCGATAGCGATGCGCCGGTTTCGGTCGGCATCCTTTTTGACGTTTCTGGCTCGATGGGCGGCGAAAAGATCGGCAAGGCTCGAACCGCCCTCCGGCGTTTCGTCGAGGCGAGCCATCCGAACGACGAGTACTTCCTGATCGGATTTAACAGCCGTGCCCAACTTTTGTTAGACCGGACCCGTGACAGTGACGCCGTGCTTCAAAAGCTCACGCTCGTTAACCCGCGAGCAAATACCGCGCTCTACGATGCCGTCTATCTCGGGCTTGACCGCGTGACGCGGGGCACTCATCAGAAGAAGGCGCTGTTGATAATCAGCGACGGCCAGGACAATGCATCGCGATACAATTTCAACGAGGTCAAGCGGTTGATGAAGGAATCGGACGTTGTGACCTATGCCGTCGGCATTCAGGATCGCGGTGACGTTTCGTCGCAGCTCGGAATGCAGGGCCAGGCATTTCTCGATGAACTCGCGTCCGTAACAGGCGGACGGGCATTCTATCCGAATACTGCGGTCGAGATGGACGAGATCTTTGAACGTATCGCGCTCGAGCTTCGGCATCAGTATTCCGTAGGCTATACCCCACCAGATTTCAGCCCCGATGGAAAATGGCGTAAGGTTAGAGTTCGCGTCAAACCCCCTCGCGGATTGCCGCGTCTAACGGTTCGGAGCCGGGAGGGTTATTTCGCCACTCCACAGGTTACTTACCGATAG
- a CDS encoding UDP-3-O-acyl-N-acetylglucosamine deacetylase: protein MRQTTIAKPIEATGVGLHTGVPVNMRLRPAPANTGYIFVRTDLDDFEIPASVEYVGHCSYATTLVRRGVVLSTCEHLLSALRGADVDNCFIDLDNIEIPILDGSSENFYDLIKEAGVAEQDAPRRYLKVRERVEIEQGDRRMSIEPAENFSIECVIDFKHPFINRQSFSFTADNGSYGREIASARTFGFTEEIEMLRKANLALGGSLDNAIVLTPNGMLNETPLRFDDEFVRHKILDIIGDVALVGLPVLGKITAEKSGHAVHAALMSKLLKTESAWEILE, encoded by the coding sequence ATGCGGCAAACGACCATTGCAAAACCAATTGAAGCAACCGGCGTCGGGCTCCATACGGGAGTTCCGGTCAATATGCGGCTGAGGCCGGCGCCGGCGAACACCGGCTATATTTTTGTCAGGACCGACCTTGATGATTTCGAGATCCCGGCCTCGGTCGAATACGTTGGCCATTGCAGCTATGCGACGACGCTCGTCCGACGCGGCGTTGTGCTTTCGACCTGCGAGCATCTTCTCTCGGCGCTTCGCGGTGCGGACGTCGATAATTGTTTCATCGACCTCGACAACATCGAGATACCGATCCTCGATGGCTCGAGCGAGAACTTCTATGACCTGATCAAAGAAGCCGGTGTTGCGGAGCAAGATGCCCCGCGTCGCTACCTAAAGGTGCGGGAACGGGTTGAGATCGAACAGGGCGATCGCCGTATGTCGATCGAACCGGCGGAGAATTTTTCGATCGAATGCGTGATCGACTTCAAGCATCCTTTCATCAACCGGCAGAGCTTCAGCTTTACGGCAGATAACGGCAGCTACGGCCGCGAGATCGCCTCGGCGCGGACATTCGGCTTTACGGAAGAGATTGAGATGCTCCGCAAGGCAAATCTAGCGCTCGGCGGCTCGCTCGATAACGCCATAGTCCTGACGCCCAACGGGATGCTAAATGAAACGCCGCTCCGGTTCGACGATGAGTTCGTCCGACACAAAATACTCGACATCATCGGCGACGTTGCCCTCGTCGGCCTCCCCGTCCTCGGAAAGATCACCGCCGAAAAAAGCGGCCACGCCGTCCACGCCGCCCTGATGAGCAAACTCCTGAAAACCGAATCAGCCTGGGAGATCTTGGAATAG
- a CDS encoding pyridoxal-phosphate dependent enzyme: protein MLSLKDAIRPTTFVVSSKLRDHLGLDITIATETFQHTGSFKFRAGYNLALNVPNEEILTASSGNFGQALAYACKLLDKRCTVVIPEISAQVKIDAVRGFGATVDLIDTKKVGRNERVAELAARMPDAYHASAYDDEWVIAGNSTLGDELSGKGFDVVLVPVGGGGLISGVVTGLCRNGDLAEVYGAEPLLGNDAARSFREGRLIPNETEPTTIADGARTISLGNLNWPIIQNGVKDFLEVSDENIAEAVRLYYGLANLKSEPTGALTLGSLLEQPERFSGKKICLVVSGGNVDPAVYCSLLG from the coding sequence ATGTTATCACTCAAAGACGCCATTCGCCCGACGACCTTCGTCGTATCCTCAAAGCTCCGCGATCACCTCGGATTAGATATCACGATCGCGACCGAAACATTCCAGCACACGGGAAGTTTCAAGTTCCGTGCCGGCTACAACCTCGCTTTGAACGTACCGAACGAAGAGATACTGACGGCTTCTTCCGGCAATTTCGGTCAGGCCCTTGCCTATGCCTGCAAGTTGCTCGACAAGCGGTGCACGGTTGTGATACCCGAGATCTCAGCTCAGGTAAAGATAGATGCGGTCCGTGGTTTTGGTGCGACGGTCGATCTGATAGATACGAAAAAGGTCGGCCGCAATGAGCGTGTAGCGGAGCTCGCAGCCCGGATGCCCGATGCCTATCACGCCTCGGCATACGACGATGAATGGGTGATCGCGGGCAATTCGACGCTCGGTGATGAGCTTTCGGGCAAGGGGTTTGACGTGGTCCTTGTCCCGGTCGGCGGCGGTGGATTGATCTCCGGCGTGGTCACCGGGCTTTGCCGCAACGGCGATCTGGCTGAGGTTTACGGCGCAGAACCTTTGCTTGGGAATGATGCTGCCCGTTCGTTCCGCGAAGGCCGTTTGATACCGAACGAAACCGAGCCGACGACCATCGCCGACGGAGCGAGGACGATCTCGCTCGGGAATCTGAACTGGCCGATCATACAAAATGGCGTGAAAGATTTTCTCGAGGTCTCGGACGAAAATATCGCAGAAGCAGTGCGTCTGTATTACGGCCTCGCGAATCTGAAATCCGAACCGACGGGAGCATTGACGCTCGGGTCTTTGCTCGAACAGCCTGAACGCTTTTCCGGAAAGAAGATCTGCTTGGTTGTCAGCGGCGGGAATGTCGATCCTGCAGTTTACTGCTCACTTCTCGGATAG
- a CDS encoding four helix bundle protein produces MGTFKRFEDIVAWQKARELNLEIYRICGSGPFSKDFDLRNQIRRSSVSIAANIAEGQGRRTDKDFAHFLNIALGSVAETKSHLYLALDLGYIDKTTFDELYARLDEIGRMTFGLIQHLRNANKTIEV; encoded by the coding sequence ATGGGGACATTCAAGAGGTTCGAGGATATTGTCGCTTGGCAGAAGGCACGCGAATTGAATCTCGAAATTTACCGTATTTGCGGTTCCGGGCCGTTTTCAAAAGATTTTGATCTTCGAAACCAAATACGTCGATCATCGGTATCGATTGCAGCAAATATTGCCGAAGGGCAGGGACGGCGTACCGATAAAGATTTCGCACATTTTCTTAATATCGCCCTTGGTTCTGTTGCCGAAACGAAGTCACACTTATACTTGGCTTTAGACCTTGGATACATCGACAAGACGACCTTTGACGAACTATACGCTCGGCTCGATGAGATCGGACGGATGACCTTTGGTCTCATCCAACATTTGCGAAACGCGAACAAAACGATTGAAGTTTAG
- a CDS encoding NADP-dependent decarboxylating phosphogluconate dehydrogenase, whose protein sequence is MAKAEFGMVGLGTMGRNFLLNVAENGFAAVGYDLNAEKRDLLEQEGAGLRVKAAADVVTLVASLESPRRIMMLVPAGPIVESVINELLPHLEPGDIVNDGGNSHFPDTARREAFLKEAGIAFLGVGVSGGEEGARHGPSIMIGGDPAVYPQVSPIFEAVSAKVNGEPCAAHVGRGSAGHFVKMVHNGIEYAMMQLIAESYDLLRRAESPASAGGQVLSEPPTSAGGQFAANDDVANIFAEWNRGRLNSFLIEITATVLRKTDPETGNSLVDMILDTAGQKGTGKWTSQAAMDLGIPIPAIDSAVTMRQISAQKAFRTTLSTQFPSSIINNYQLVISNVESALNAAFIAAYAQGFSLLRAASDEMGFELDMVEIAKIWRGGCIIRAAMLEDIRAAFSEEPGLENLIASPRFQSALSAGREDLRRVVVAGAAAGIPTMAFAASLNYLTAFATERLPANLIQAQRDYFGAHTYQRTDREGTFHTDDWESR, encoded by the coding sequence ATGGCGAAAGCAGAATTTGGAATGGTCGGGCTCGGGACGATGGGCCGCAACTTTTTGCTAAATGTGGCAGAGAATGGCTTCGCGGCCGTCGGCTACGACCTCAATGCCGAAAAGCGCGATCTGCTCGAACAGGAAGGAGCAGGCCTGCGGGTGAAAGCGGCAGCGGACGTTGTCACGCTCGTCGCTTCGCTTGAGTCACCCCGGCGGATAATGATGCTCGTGCCCGCCGGGCCGATCGTCGAATCGGTCATCAATGAGCTGCTGCCGCATCTTGAGCCCGGCGACATCGTCAACGATGGAGGCAATTCGCATTTTCCGGATACCGCGCGACGCGAGGCATTTCTTAAGGAAGCGGGCATCGCATTTCTCGGCGTCGGCGTTTCGGGCGGCGAGGAAGGTGCCCGCCACGGCCCGAGCATTATGATCGGCGGCGATCCGGCGGTTTATCCCCAAGTCAGCCCGATCTTCGAGGCCGTTTCCGCAAAGGTCAACGGCGAACCCTGCGCCGCCCATGTTGGCCGCGGCTCAGCCGGCCACTTCGTCAAGATGGTCCATAACGGTATCGAATACGCGATGATGCAACTCATCGCCGAGAGCTACGACCTTCTTCGCAGGGCCGAATCGCCTGCGTCAGCGGGCGGCCAGGTTTTGTCAGAACCGCCTACCTCAGCGGGCGGCCAGTTTGCTGCGAATGATGATGTCGCCAATATCTTCGCCGAATGGAACCGCGGCCGTCTCAATTCGTTTCTAATCGAAATAACCGCGACCGTCCTGCGAAAGACCGACCCCGAAACCGGCAACTCGCTCGTCGATATGATCCTCGACACCGCCGGCCAAAAGGGCACCGGCAAATGGACCTCGCAAGCCGCAATGGACCTCGGCATCCCGATACCAGCGATAGACTCCGCCGTGACGATGCGGCAGATCTCCGCCCAAAAAGCATTTCGAACGACACTTTCAACCCAGTTTCCGTCTTCAATAATTAATAATTATCAATTAGTAATTAGTAATGTAGAAAGTGCCTTGAACGCAGCATTTATCGCGGCCTATGCTCAGGGCTTCTCGCTGCTCCGGGCGGCGTCGGATGAAATGGGCTTTGAGCTTGATATGGTCGAGATCGCCAAGATCTGGCGAGGCGGGTGCATCATCCGGGCAGCGATGCTTGAGGATATTCGTGCTGCCTTTTCGGAGGAACCCGGACTCGAAAACCTGATCGCGTCGCCTCGGTTTCAGTCTGCACTCTCCGCCGGCCGGGAAGACCTTCGCCGGGTCGTCGTCGCGGGGGCGGCCGCGGGCATTCCAACGATGGCATTTGCCGCGTCCCTGAACTACCTGACGGCCTTTGCCACCGAACGCCTCCCGGCCAACCTAATCCAGGCCCAGCGAGACTACTTCGGCGCCCACACCTACCAACGCACCGACCGCGAAGGCACGTTTCACACGGACGATTGGGAGAGTAGATGA